The DNA sequence TGATTTATAAAACAGATGCTAAACAGCTGATAGGCAGAAAATTCAGCGACTTGTCTGTACAGCGCGATATAAAAAACTGGCAGTGTAAAGTGTTCTCAGGTCCTTTGGAAAAGCCCATGATTTTGGTCAATTACAAAGGTGAGGAGAAGCAGTTCTCGGCAGAAGAGATCTGCTCCATGGTTCTCGTAAGGATGAAGGAAATTGCGGAGAAGCATCTTGGAACAACAGTAAGAAATGCTGTTATCACTGTCCCTGCTTACTATAATGACTCTCAGCGCCAAGCAATTAGAGATGCTGGAACCATTGCTGGCCTGAAAGTAATGCGCACAATTGCTGAGCCAACTGCAGCTGCAGTTGCTTATGGTTTTGACAAGAAGCTGGCAGGAATCGTTAGTTCAGACGGGGAAAAGAATGTGCTCATCTTTGATCTTGGTGCTAGTAACTGTAACGTGTCTCTTCTTACAATGGAAGATGGTATATTCGAAGTGAAGGCTACACATGGTGCGAGTCAGTTTGGAGGGGAGGATTTTGTTAATCGTATGGTCAATCACTTTGTTGAGGAGTTCAGAAGGAAAAACAATAAGGACATAAGTGGTAATGCGAAATGTATGAGAAGATTGAAAAAAGAATGTGAGAAGGCAAAAAGGTTGCTCTCCTCTGTCCCAGTGACCAACATTTATTTGGATTATTTTTACTACGATGACAGTTTCTCTGCAAATATAACTCGTGATGATTTCAATGAGTTAAACAAAGATCTGTTTGAAAGTTGTGTGGAGCTGGTCAAGAAGTGTTTGAGGGATGCGCGGATTGATAAAAGACACATCCATGAGGTGGTCCCTGTAGGTGGATCTTCTAGAATTCCTAAAGTGCAGCAGTTACTGAAAGAGTTTTTCAATGGGAAGGAGCTGTCCATGGGTTTAAATACCGATGAGGGTGTTGCATATGGCGCAACTGTCCAGGCTGCGGTTCTGAGTGGCAGAGGCGACGAGAGGTTTCAAGACTTGATGCTGTTGGATGTTAATCCCTTATCCCTTGGAATTGATATTAATGGTGAAATGTCTGTCATTATTCCTAAGAACTATAACATTCCCGCTAAAAAGTTTAAGATTTTTCCAACCACTACTGACAATCAGGTTGCCGTGTTCATCCAAGTGTTTGAGGGTGAACACAAATTGACAAAACATAACAAACTGTTGGGAAAATTTGTATTCTCTGGCATTCCTCCTGCGCCTAGTGGTGTTTCAAAGTACATAGTGTACTTTGATATCGATGCAGATGGATTGTTCAATGTTTCTGCAGAAAATGAGAATTCAGAGCCGTTGGAGGAGATAAAAGTGCCAACTTACGAGGATAGATTTTCAAAAGAAGAGCTTAAGAAGTTGGTACAAGAAGCTAAGAAGTACAAAGCAGACGATGAAGAGAACAAAAAGAAGATGGAGGCAAGAATTGCTGTAGAGTCTTACTTCTATAACTTGAAGAACATCATCAGTGACGAGAGACTAAGTTCCAGATTTGGGGTAGCCAGCAggaagaaaatgaaggatgctATTGATATCGAAAACCTGTGGTCAAATGGGAACCAGTTTGTAAAGTTGGAGAACTTGGAGGAAATTATTAAGGAGCTCAAGGGACTCGCAATATTTTAACAATGCTGCACTTCTGGGAATCTTGATTTTGCCGTGTTGATAAGTAAGAATTGCTCGTTTTCCAGTTGATCAGCTTGTGCAGAGGGGGTATTCCTAAAGATTGAGGAGGGTTCTGTCAAGGTCTTGTACCTGCTTGTGTTTGCTTTGGTTGAAAAttctgttttatattttatctgGTATCATGTTCCATTATACAGCTTATATTAcgtgaatataatataattctggaaaataattataaaatgttaCCTGGGTTATATGGTGACACATATGacataaataatattcaaatattagaaaaaagacccaactatataaaaatattaaaatattcattataaaTGACAAGTAAGATCTTAATTCATATCCATACCCATATTCCATATATTCCATATATACTTAATACATGCTAGTGAATACAATGGTACGGATATGAATAGTATGaatagatataaaattttaattatctatTTATTAAGATTATCGCAATAGTATGAATAGATAGTATTTATAATACTATTTATTCAATAGTATGAATAGATAtaaagtttaattttttataaataaattttttctatATGAAATCAACATGGATAATTTGATATTATACGAACTAGGAAGAGTAATCGTGCTCATCGTAGTTTATATAATTGTTGTTAATACTATTATAAATTTGCAtactttttatcttttttttttgataaaaatcgtgatttttttttttgtattaataattataaaatcttaatggGAGCTCACGAAGCGCGGGCATAATTGCCTAGTACAATAAATAACATGTAATATTTgaataacaaaaagaaaatatataatttccataaaaatctactccctccgtccatcagattctttacagtttttttttgatgtcccatccaattcttcacatttcaaaacttaacaAAATTAgtcgatgggtcccaccactactccctccgtcccttttacatgtccactttggaaaaaaaatttgtcccaaattacttgtccacttctcttttcaaagcaactttttgtatgagttttcaaaaagtaacaatTTTCAATgtttaactaatatatatataggggagggttctggtacaaacttacaaactttttttgttcaacacatatataacttgagttcaacattttttaagatattttgttgaacatcgattaaaattgtgttggagaagtacataaactaattttttaatataaaaactaagTTAAACCTATTATATAACCAAGAGAAAAGttatatggagaccactttttttggagaccgtggagaccattatattctgcaagtaaaatattgcataaaaacattgcaaaactcataattttgcaaatcaaaacacattattttgtgaaatatgtaCTACAAATATCACAAATTCATCAAAGTTATTGAAGaacatctatgtttaataagtagaatgtgtatgttctgcaaattgaacaaatgttctgcaaactaaacatattccgcaggacaaaacattttgtaatattctacatgcaaaacatacatgatattcaagattttaaatgatataagaATCTTTGCACAACCTgttttgcaaaattatgagttttgcaatatttttatgcaatattttacttgcagaacataagtggtctctaCGGTCTCCAAAAatagtggtctccatagaacttaacttatttatatttctagaccctacccaaaccccagaggtatagtttaagcatctctataaatgtattcaacacaatgataactaatgttctacacccaatgttgaaccccagttacaaatgtgttgaatgcacgatttatttatgcgttatttttataattgtgacgttttttcaataattttaaatataaatactttctataactaaggattaacaggttgggagaataaaaaaaattcaaaaaaaaagtttgtaagtttgtaagttaaaaaagtttttatttgatcctatccctatatatatatatatacacaactctatctaattcattacatttattagagatatgtatgaaaacaagatatccaactaacatttttttaagatacgttattttttcaaaagggacaagtaaaaagggacggagggagtatctaatTTTTCCTCTCTTTTCACGCTACTTTTACTCTCTTTTCACATTacctttactccactatctcctttttatacattaaaaattaatgggtcccaccacttcacccaattttctttctctttcacTATTTTATACGTATTTCTTAACCTCTGTGTCCAACTCCAATGTAAAGAActcaccgggacggagggagtacttagaTATGCAATATCTAACAATTAATATCATTTAATATCTAATTAGCAAAAACAAAACATGCAATATCCAAGAAAATCCACAAGATATGCAATATCCCAGAAGATTTTTATAGATTTAATTTCTAACAATATTTATTACTAGTTAATACACAACAACTATAAATATCATGCACATTTTATTTCCAAGCATCATCCTCACATCAAAGACATTATTCATTTTGTTGAATTTATAATCAGTTGTTTCTTAAGACCTAGTATGGAGAAGGCTCGAGTCAACAAAATTATTTCTCTTCTTGTATTTTGGTCATGGTGTGCGATATGTCATGTAGTTCTACATAGTTAatctatcaatatatattataaataatataattttgtgcTTCGTGATCTCTGATGtcaatgaaatattattatttttgataatttatgcAGATTTAAAATTAATGGGAACAAATGCATCAGATACACAATGCAAAAGTGACAATGATTGTGATTTAGTATGTACCGATAAAGCCAAATGTGCAAAAGGTGAATGTCAATGCGTACTTTTTGGTTACGTTCCTGGCCCTATTCGTGGTCATGGTTTTGATGATATGTATGGTAGGTAAACAAGTATGCAAGAATGGTGTGTGCAAATGTGTAGGACATATCGGTGACGAGAATGAAGGACGCGGGGGCATTTATTAACATATGTATAATGATTATTTTTTCAGTGATATCAACTTAATGATTAGTTCAATTTCTTGCTCGATTACTTTCTTTGTTTTGActcgattttttatattttccgaCACTAATTAAGTATATAAACTTTTTTCCAACACAATACATATATTAAGACAAATGAAAGTAAAACAAACATCATTTACCTAAAATTACTAaccttctaattttttttatttctttggtCACAAACTGACTTCTAATTTAAccttgaataattttttattttcaacaatatgaAATATTCTCAACTAGTGACGCTTCATAATTTGTTTTGGGGCCAGTTGATAGAGGAATACAATCGACAGAGTAAATTAAATAAGAGGATG is a window from the Daucus carota subsp. sativus chromosome 8, DH1 v3.0, whole genome shotgun sequence genome containing:
- the LOC108199595 gene encoding heat shock cognate 70 kDa protein — encoded protein: MARGEEPVIGIDLGTMYSCVGVFQNGHVKIIASEHGGRKTPSCVAFTDTERLIGEAVIDQAGMNAANTVFNAKQLIGRKFSDLSVQRDIKNWQCKVFSGPLEKPMILVNYKGEEKQFSAEEICSMVLVRMKEIAEKHLGTTVRNAVITVPAYYNDSQRQAIRDAGTIAGLKVMRTIAEPTAAAVAYGFDKKLAGIVSSDGEKNVLIFDLGASNCNVSLLTMEDGIFEVKATHGASQFGGEDFVNRMVNHFVEEFRRKNNKDISGNAKCMRRLKKECEKAKRLLSSVPVTNIYLDYFYYDDSFSANITRDDFNELNKDLFESCVELVKKCLRDARIDKRHIHEVVPVGGSSRIPKVQQLLKEFFNGKELSMGLNTDEGVAYGATVQAAVLSGRGDERFQDLMLLDVNPLSLGIDINGEMSVIIPKNYNIPAKKFKIFPTTTDNQVAVFIQVFEGEHKLTKHNKLLGKFVFSGIPPAPSGVSKYIVYFDIDADGLFNVSAENENSEPLEEIKVPTYEDRFSKEELKKLVQEAKKYKADDEENKKKMEARIAVESYFYNLKNIISDERLSSRFGVASRKKMKDAIDIENLWSNGNQFVKLENLEEIIKELKGLAIF